The following are encoded in a window of Campylobacter sp. RM16189 genomic DNA:
- a CDS encoding ABC transporter ATP-binding protein, with product MKEKQGDLTRIIEPVVKEIKLGMILASIASICYVLAFSIFAFVISYLANAEINYTLLSVGTGFIIAEYLLRSNAFRVSHVAAFKLEQILRTKLSEHIAAIPFGEVITKGSGKLKKSMLDDVKNLHSFVADTTPMLARVAVTPIACLIALGFFDLRLLVLSLTLVFVSAAVMSMAFKDNAKYRKEYDDNQALINASIIEFVQAMPVVRTFSDGASSFKRYNDALNAYCKSLKEWIALTTTASRVAIMLASPIITLVVVGIAGSYLYMNGSLEFGKFIGALILAAGIIESMMPLMWVNNFVQQSRAAASGILEILDIKPLRISDSFKEPRDSFVEFKNVSFKYETREEFALKEVNFKVEVGSVTALVGPSGAGKSTAAQLIPRFWDVNEGEILIGGVDVRQIEPMKLMNFVSFVFQDTFLFNDTVYENISMAKPNATRDEVISAAKAAQIHEFIETLPNGYDTICGDRGANLSGGQKQRITIARAILRDAPIIVLDEATAFADPENEEKIIKAISNLIIGKTVIIIAHRLSTIKKADQIVVFDKGKVVENGLHEELLVNENLYSKLWDSYTQTQIWNIHKESNHE from the coding sequence ATGAAAGAAAAGCAAGGAGATTTAACAAGGATCATCGAGCCTGTTGTAAAAGAGATAAAGCTAGGCATGATCTTAGCAAGCATCGCATCTATCTGCTATGTGCTCGCTTTTAGTATTTTTGCTTTTGTCATCTCGTATCTTGCAAATGCGGAGATAAACTATACTTTGCTGTCTGTAGGCACAGGATTTATCATAGCTGAATATCTTTTGCGCTCAAACGCCTTTAGAGTATCTCACGTGGCAGCCTTTAAGCTTGAGCAAATTTTACGCACCAAGCTTTCTGAGCATATAGCGGCGATTCCTTTCGGAGAGGTTATAACCAAAGGAAGCGGCAAGCTTAAAAAAAGCATGCTTGATGATGTGAAAAATTTACACTCTTTTGTAGCAGACACTACTCCTATGCTGGCAAGAGTGGCCGTAACTCCTATTGCATGCCTAATCGCACTTGGCTTTTTTGATCTAAGGCTTTTGGTGCTTAGCCTCACTTTGGTTTTTGTAAGTGCGGCTGTTATGAGTATGGCTTTTAAAGATAATGCAAAATATAGAAAAGAGTATGACGATAACCAAGCGCTTATAAACGCGTCTATTATAGAATTTGTTCAAGCTATGCCGGTGGTTAGGACATTTAGTGACGGCGCAAGCTCCTTTAAGCGCTATAACGATGCTCTTAACGCCTACTGCAAGAGTCTTAAGGAGTGGATAGCTCTGACGACTACCGCTTCAAGGGTTGCTATAATGCTTGCTAGTCCGATTATAACTCTTGTTGTTGTGGGTATAGCGGGTAGTTATCTTTATATGAATGGCAGTTTGGAATTTGGCAAATTTATAGGAGCGTTGATACTTGCAGCAGGCATTATAGAGTCGATGATGCCGCTTATGTGGGTAAATAATTTTGTTCAGCAGTCAAGGGCGGCAGCAAGCGGAATTTTAGAAATTTTAGATATAAAGCCTCTTAGAATTTCAGACTCATTTAAAGAGCCAAGAGATAGTTTCGTAGAGTTTAAAAACGTAAGCTTTAAATATGAAACAAGAGAGGAATTCGCCCTTAAAGAGGTTAATTTCAAGGTTGAGGTCGGGAGTGTAACGGCGCTTGTTGGCCCAAGCGGAGCGGGCAAAAGCACGGCAGCTCAGCTGATACCTAGATTTTGGGACGTTAATGAAGGAGAAATTTTAATAGGAGGAGTTGATGTAAGGCAAATTGAGCCTATGAAGCTAATGAATTTCGTATCTTTCGTATTTCAAGATACATTTTTGTTTAACGACACCGTGTATGAAAATATCTCAATGGCAAAGCCAAATGCAACAAGAGATGAGGTGATAAGTGCCGCAAAAGCAGCGCAAATTCATGAGTTTATAGAGACTTTGCCAAATGGATATGATACTATTTGCGGTGATAGAGGTGCAAATTTAAGCGGAGGGCAAAAGCAGCGCATAACCATAGCTCGCGCAATTTTAAGAGATGCGCCTATCATAGTGCTTGATGAGGCGACTGCATTTGCAGACCCTGAAAACGAAGAGAAGATCATCAAAGCCATTTCAAATCTCATAATAGGCAAAACCGTAATCATCATAGCTCACCGTCTATCAACTATTAAAAAAGCCGATCAGATCGTAGTTTTTGATAAGGGAAAAGTGGTAGAAAACGGACTTCACGAAGAGCTTTTAGTAAATGAGAATTTATACTCCAAGCTTTGGGATAGCTATACGCAAACTCAAATTTGGAACATCCACAAGGAGTCCAATCATGAATAA
- a CDS encoding AraC family transcriptional regulator: MSSFSELEQFFNETWGGNERCLKNLSLKTNEMILNIQIFNNANGFGYGMFDMYFDDYKVFNSADIGKYSFVYFNTGNSSVCMNYEKNSTNNIFKPNDAWIGVIKEPFKGKVTYERKKRFKSQCIFIDNELISDFPLFNEINSLEPASIKTSSTNLTQKLILQDLENSHIYKGKMREIFIEAKILEMIYKSFSACDNYECCKGLNLCEHDIAAIKKAREILLKNMSNPPSIKELAKICAINEFKLKKGFKQHFNNTIYGMLQEERLKNAKELLMRNDVSVKEAASIVGYRSLAHFSKIFKEKFNVLPMEISKHKKFWIKA; the protein is encoded by the coding sequence ATGAGTAGTTTTTCTGAGCTAGAGCAATTTTTTAACGAGACTTGGGGTGGAAACGAGCGTTGCTTAAAAAATTTAAGCCTAAAAACAAATGAGATGATCTTAAACATACAGATATTTAATAACGCAAACGGTTTTGGTTACGGAATGTTTGATATGTATTTTGATGATTACAAGGTCTTTAACTCCGCAGACATAGGCAAATACTCTTTTGTCTATTTTAATACAGGCAACAGTTCGGTGTGTATGAATTACGAAAAAAATAGCACAAATAATATCTTTAAACCAAATGATGCTTGGATAGGAGTTATAAAAGAGCCTTTTAAGGGTAAAGTAACCTATGAGCGAAAAAAGCGATTTAAGAGTCAGTGTATATTTATAGACAATGAACTAATCAGCGATTTTCCTTTATTTAACGAGATAAACAGCCTTGAGCCTGCAAGTATAAAAACAAGCTCTACAAATTTAACTCAAAAACTCATCCTTCAAGACTTAGAAAATTCGCATATATATAAGGGCAAAATGAGAGAAATTTTTATAGAGGCTAAAATTTTGGAGATGATATATAAAAGTTTTTCGGCTTGCGATAACTACGAGTGCTGCAAAGGGCTAAATTTATGCGAACATGACATAGCTGCGATAAAAAAAGCTAGAGAAATTTTGCTTAAAAATATGTCAAATCCACCGTCAATCAAAGAGCTTGCCAAAATTTGTGCCATAAATGAATTTAAACTCAAAAAAGGCTTTAAACAGCATTTTAACAATACTATCTATGGCATGCTTCAAGAAGAGAGACTTAAAAACGCTAAAGAGCTTTTAATGAGAAACGATGTGAGCGTAAAAGAGGCGGCTAGTATCGTAGGATATAGATCCTTGGCGCATTTTAGTAAGATTTTTAAAGAGAAATTTAATGTGCTGCCAATGGAAATCTCAAAACATAAAAAATTTTGGATTAAAGCTTAG
- a CDS encoding TonB-dependent receptor codes for MSLNHIKFVGIISVAASVCLFGADSVSLKEVTVSANKMEENIKDIPQSISVIDENEIEEKRIKDTDSIMRQIPNLSAEHFIYKTRVNFRGINHSDFTNSNPVTIYIDGISTSNNMGNYNSILNNVERVEILRGPQSTIYGKDSIGGVVNVVSKPPKNEWSGAVGSEYGSYNYMMGNFNANGALIDDVLFLNIGGYASKDDGWITNEYNGDKKANKTNDHKFDLAFTLKPTDRLTTRLTLVEERSKEHFYQGGTGFFGTIDLKDAKKANFEGPTYSLVKTFSQAFGVDYEFDRVKFSSVTTHKKSKANGIYDSDFTYAPLLPSNGLIQFQDVHLDTLSQEFRLASINADKFKWVSGLYFEREKTENKRMGQQFSQGGMKMEMDAPATVKGDTAAVFGQGTYELTDSFLLTLGGRFQKIKKDIDMAAFMTPLGMPKGAPINTLNDSKTWNKFLPKAGLTYRINDDLSAFLSYSQGYLAGGYNYYAFIKEQAFDAQKSHNYEIGLRGNAFDNRLRFSISAFHMDIKDIHLYSILPGGIFVTSNGGEAKSDGIELEAFYRVSNELDISGALGINKTKYKENIQYPNAVNKRIENTPNYTLNLGVAYTHPSGFYTRVDLRGNGDKYFDAENKFKQKSWMTADIRAGYRLKAFDIYGYVTNITSNSHVVTFMHHGGISGMNHFADPRRFGLGVRYSF; via the coding sequence ATGAGCTTAAATCATATAAAATTTGTCGGAATTATCTCAGTTGCAGCGAGCGTTTGTCTGTTTGGAGCTGACTCTGTTTCTTTAAAAGAAGTAACGGTTTCAGCCAATAAAATGGAGGAAAATATCAAAGATATCCCTCAGAGCATAAGCGTGATAGATGAAAACGAGATAGAAGAAAAGCGTATAAAGGATACTGACAGCATCATGCGCCAGATTCCAAACCTAAGTGCCGAGCATTTTATCTATAAAACAAGAGTAAATTTTCGCGGCATAAATCACTCCGATTTTACTAATTCAAATCCGGTTACCATATATATAGACGGTATTTCTACGAGCAATAATATGGGCAATTACAACTCTATTTTAAACAATGTCGAGAGAGTTGAAATCTTGCGCGGACCTCAAAGCACGATTTATGGCAAAGATTCAATCGGAGGTGTTGTAAATGTCGTATCAAAACCGCCTAAAAACGAGTGGAGCGGCGCTGTAGGAAGCGAATACGGATCATATAACTACATGATGGGAAATTTTAACGCAAACGGTGCGCTAATAGATGATGTTTTATTCTTAAATATCGGAGGATACGCTTCAAAGGATGACGGCTGGATAACAAATGAGTATAACGGCGATAAAAAAGCCAATAAAACAAACGATCATAAATTTGATCTAGCCTTTACGCTCAAGCCCACAGATAGGCTAACCACGCGCTTAACTTTGGTTGAGGAGAGGTCTAAAGAGCATTTTTATCAAGGAGGAACAGGATTTTTTGGCACTATAGATTTAAAGGATGCCAAAAAAGCAAATTTTGAAGGACCTACATATAGCTTGGTTAAAACTTTTTCTCAAGCTTTTGGAGTCGATTATGAGTTTGATAGAGTTAAATTTTCGTCCGTAACTACTCATAAGAAATCAAAAGCAAATGGAATTTACGATAGCGACTTTACTTATGCTCCGTTACTTCCTTCTAATGGATTAATCCAGTTTCAAGATGTGCATTTAGATACTTTGTCTCAAGAATTTAGGCTTGCGAGTATAAATGCCGATAAATTTAAGTGGGTTAGCGGGCTTTATTTCGAGCGTGAAAAGACTGAAAACAAAAGAATGGGTCAGCAGTTTAGTCAAGGCGGAATGAAGATGGAAATGGACGCTCCTGCAACGGTAAAAGGCGATACTGCAGCGGTCTTTGGACAAGGAACTTATGAGCTAACGGATAGCTTTTTATTAACGCTTGGAGGAAGATTTCAAAAGATCAAAAAAGATATAGATATGGCGGCTTTTATGACTCCTCTTGGTATGCCTAAAGGTGCTCCTATAAATACTTTAAACGATTCTAAAACTTGGAACAAATTCCTTCCTAAAGCAGGACTAACCTATAGGATAAATGATGATTTGAGTGCGTTCTTATCATATTCTCAAGGTTATTTGGCGGGCGGATACAACTACTACGCATTTATCAAAGAGCAAGCTTTCGATGCGCAAAAGAGCCACAACTACGAGATAGGGCTTAGAGGTAACGCCTTTGATAATCGTCTTAGATTTAGCATATCGGCATTTCATATGGATATCAAGGATATACATCTATACTCTATTTTGCCGGGAGGAATATTTGTTACAAGTAATGGAGGAGAAGCAAAAAGCGACGGAATCGAGCTTGAAGCCTTTTATAGAGTTAGTAATGAGCTTGATATAAGCGGAGCGTTGGGCATAAATAAGACCAAATATAAAGAGAATATCCAGTATCCAAATGCGGTTAATAAAAGGATAGAAAATACTCCAAATTATACTTTAAATTTGGGCGTAGCTTACACTCATCCTAGTGGATTTTATACAAGAGTTGATCTAAGAGGAAATGGCGATAAGTATTTTGATGCTGAGAATAAATTTAAGCAAAAATCTTGGATGACCGCCGATATTCGTGCCGGATATAGGCTTAAGGCCTTTGATATCTATGGATACGTAACAAATATCACAAGCAACTCTCACGTCGTAACCTTCATGCATCACGGAGGCATATCGGGGATGAATCACTTTGCCGATCCAAGAAGATTTGGCTTAGGTGTTAGATATTCATTTTAA